Proteins from a single region of Campylobacter sp. RM16704:
- a CDS encoding SGNH/GDSL hydrolase family protein produces MNIVLLGGSNSVVKNGLRIGLEDKDITLCNYALGLSTSLQNLYELIRHRENIYKSDYIISESNINDYLSPMNLKVILRNIDYFYEELYKANKTTIVLILPIPACNDKSKAINETHRKNCAYYGFNLIDVDLYYQKNNLYDFDQNYKFHPMPLAMQELGKNIIKNLHTFKKSKENITCSNKEFYVFTPSNLSKIEHKNSFFCEKVVRIKANEKIIFPKELNNYQILGIHTWNQTNLTTHTISSISIKNSSFDLTKNFGLINTFQDIQNEKAFCDEQTFLCVNTQITKQSEESSGLSLANENIPRLDYVDLIGILLVKKESNEKNEYKITPSHYHHIMDANEILIPPIAFYKELILEYHELIKLDTQTFLQSQNHNLLCFLNLKDLKNEYEIYINQNSKLYGASLRIKERLSYKLGEIIVKNSKTYIGCLKIPFELRKVKKEYFKHQKEQKNLPPLKAYADYKHAQIAKTHLPYLLGNALLQASRTPFKIGYLNLPFKLRKIAKNYKKKF; encoded by the coding sequence ATGAATATAGTTTTATTAGGTGGAAGTAATAGTGTAGTCAAAAATGGACTTCGAATAGGCCTTGAAGATAAAGATATTACATTATGTAATTATGCTTTAGGACTTAGTACTTCCTTGCAAAATCTTTATGAGTTAATACGCCATAGAGAAAATATATACAAAAGTGATTATATCATTAGTGAATCAAATATTAATGATTATCTAAGTCCTATGAACTTAAAAGTTATACTTAGAAATATTGATTATTTTTATGAAGAACTTTATAAAGCAAATAAAACCACCATAGTACTCATACTTCCTATACCAGCTTGTAATGATAAATCAAAAGCCATCAATGAAACACATCGAAAAAATTGTGCTTATTATGGATTTAACTTAATTGATGTGGATCTTTACTATCAAAAAAACAACCTATATGATTTTGATCAAAATTATAAATTCCATCCTATGCCATTAGCTATGCAAGAACTTGGAAAAAATATTATAAAAAATTTGCATACTTTTAAAAAATCCAAAGAAAATATCACTTGTTCTAATAAAGAATTTTATGTATTTACACCATCAAATTTGTCTAAGATAGAGCATAAAAACTCATTTTTTTGTGAAAAAGTGGTAAGGATTAAGGCTAATGAAAAAATCATTTTTCCAAAAGAACTAAATAACTATCAAATTTTAGGCATACATACTTGGAATCAAACCAATCTAACAACTCATACCATATCATCTATAAGTATTAAAAATTCATCCTTTGATCTTACTAAAAATTTTGGACTTATTAATACTTTTCAAGATATACAAAATGAAAAAGCATTTTGTGATGAACAAACTTTTTTATGTGTTAATACACAAATCACCAAGCAAAGTGAAGAAAGTTCAGGTTTAAGCTTGGCAAACGAAAATATCCCTAGACTTGATTATGTAGATTTGATAGGAATTTTACTTGTAAAAAAAGAAAGCAATGAAAAAAATGAATACAAAATTACCCCCTCCCACTACCATCATATCATGGATGCTAATGAAATTTTAATCCCACCTATAGCATTTTATAAAGAATTAATATTAGAATACCACGAACTAATCAAACTTGATACACAAACATTTTTACAGAGCCAAAACCATAATCTTTTGTGTTTTTTAAATCTAAAGGACTTAAAAAATGAATATGAAATATATATTAACCAAAATAGCAAACTTTATGGAGCAAGTTTAAGGATAAAAGAAAGATTAAGCTATAAACTCGGTGAAATTATTGTAAAAAATAGCAAAACATATATAGGGTGTCTAAAAATACCTTTTGAATTAAGAAAAGTTAAAAAAGAGTATTTTAAACACCAAAAAGAGCAAAAAAACCTACCACCGCTAAAAGCTTATGCAGACTATAAACACGCTCAAATAGCTAAAACACACTTGCCTTATCTTTTAGGCAATGCACTTTTGCAAGCTTCTAGAACTCCTTTTAAAATAGGCTATTTAAACTTGCCATTTAAACTTAGAAAGATTGCTAAAAATTATAAAAAGAAATTTTAA
- a CDS encoding cytochrome P450, with translation MGQCPFHPKPYKNKASTLTTFLLKRRSWLDGLYERSYKMMMGRVKMPGFDLYVVNDPKEVRRIMVDEVREYPKSQLLHELLEPLLGISIFTTNDRVWEKQRELLRPSFEMTRISKVFDLMSDAASDMMARFNKYEDGATIEVDEAMTFVTADVIFRTIMSSKLDEQKGKIVLDAFVTVQEQTVKTAMRRMFRFPTWLSNLLGEKKRLKAGTTIRKVLSDIIKPRYDNALNDQGKYEDILSSLLMVVDADTNERFSFNEILDQVAMLFLAGHETTASSLTWTLYILSMSPNEQQKAYEEIMQIAGKEEFKIEHIKAMKYLTNIFKESLRLYPPVGFFAREARNESKMRDKLIKKGSGVVVAPWLIHRHDNFWENPHEFDPSRHDDKSKIKKDTYMPFGMGERVCIGQGFAMQEAILILANILRTYKLELEENFVPDIVGRLTIRSANGMNIRFIKR, from the coding sequence ATGGGTCAATGTCCTTTTCATCCCAAACCTTATAAAAACAAGGCTTCTACACTAACCACTTTTTTATTAAAAAGAAGATCGTGGCTTGATGGGCTTTATGAGCGAAGCTATAAGATGATGATGGGTAGAGTTAAAATGCCCGGTTTTGATCTTTATGTGGTAAATGATCCAAAAGAAGTTAGGCGTATTATGGTAGATGAAGTTAGAGAGTACCCAAAAAGCCAACTTTTGCATGAGCTTCTTGAACCACTTTTGGGTATAAGTATTTTTACGACAAATGATAGAGTATGGGAAAAGCAAAGAGAGCTTTTAAGACCATCTTTTGAAATGACTAGAATTTCTAAAGTTTTTGATTTGATGAGTGATGCTGCTTCTGATATGATGGCTAGATTTAACAAATACGAAGATGGTGCTACTATCGAAGTAGATGAAGCAATGACTTTTGTAACTGCTGATGTGATTTTTAGAACTATCATGTCTTCAAAACTAGATGAGCAAAAAGGAAAAATTGTTTTAGATGCTTTTGTAACCGTGCAAGAACAAACGGTTAAAACAGCTATGCGAAGAATGTTTCGTTTTCCAACTTGGCTTTCAAATCTTTTAGGAGAGAAAAAAAGATTAAAAGCAGGAACAACTATACGAAAAGTTTTATCAGATATTATAAAACCAAGATATGATAATGCTTTAAATGATCAAGGAAAATACGAAGATATTTTATCATCATTACTCATGGTAGTCGATGCAGACACTAATGAAAGATTTTCTTTTAATGAAATTTTAGATCAAGTTGCTATGCTTTTTTTAGCAGGACATGAAACTACCGCAAGCTCTCTTACATGGACATTGTATATTTTGAGTATGTCACCAAACGAACAACAAAAAGCTTACGAAGAAATTATGCAAATTGCAGGTAAAGAAGAGTTTAAAATAGAACATATCAAAGCTATGAAATATCTTACAAATATTTTTAAAGAAAGTTTGAGACTTTATCCTCCAGTAGGATTTTTTGCTAGAGAAGCAAGAAATGAAAGCAAAATGAGAGATAAACTCATCAAAAAAGGTTCAGGTGTAGTAGTAGCTCCATGGCTTATACACAGACATGATAATTTTTGGGAAAATCCACATGAGTTTGATCCAAGTCGCCATGATGATAAAAGTAAAATAAAAAAAGACACTTATATGCCTTTTGGTATGGGTGAGCGTGTGTGTATAGGACAAGGTTTTGCTATGCAAGAAGCAATTTTAATTTTAGCTAATATTTTAAGGACTTATAAGTTAGAATTAGAAGAAAATTTCGTGCCTGATATTGTAGGAAGACTTACTATAAGATCGGCAAATGGTATGAATATAAGATTTATCAAAAGGTAA
- a CDS encoding membrane protein, which translates to MKEKLAGTILLCAIVPLAVISYLFIVIVGTFGNPARVRQGVRALDHFVNATLFNGYAWESLSSHAWRERDKKWAKIVIKITDFFDKDHCQKANKREQEIVDLALKKKLTEQTVGKQL; encoded by the coding sequence ATGAAAGAAAAATTAGCAGGAACAATATTACTTTGTGCTATTGTTCCTTTAGCAGTAATTAGTTATCTTTTTATTGTTATAGTGGGTACTTTTGGTAATCCTGCTAGAGTTAGGCAAGGTGTAAGAGCACTTGATCATTTTGTTAATGCTACTTTGTTTAATGGATATGCTTGGGAGTCTTTATCTTCTCATGCTTGGAGAGAGCGTGATAAAAAATGGGCAAAAATAGTTATAAAAATAACAGATTTTTTTGACAAAGATCATTGTCAAAAAGCTAATAAAAGAGAACAAGAAATTGTGGATCTAGCTTTAAAGAAAAAACTTACCGAACAAACTGTCGGCAAGCAGCTTTAG
- the nusA gene encoding transcription termination factor NusA, translated as MEKITDIIESIANEKNLQIEDVRERVKKALINTAKKIYGDKYEFFVDSGKNLQLYQKIIVVADNDERLQNENEHFIALSKARVEAKDVEIGDELTYECSLENLGRTAVNTLHKELEYNIQKLLEEKIYEKYQKMVGHMVFGSVVRVDSEENTYVEIDEFRAYLPRKNRIKGEKFKVGDVIKAVIRHVYIDKSGIRMELSRTSPKFLEALLKAEVPEIKDGLINIYASARIPGERAKIILQTNSSSIDAVGATVGIKGVRINAVSKELKNENIDCIEYSNEMAILITRSLAPAIINSVSIEDKKAIVTINSEQKSKAIGKNGINIRLASMLLGYEIQLNEITSEEKTTNKEEAFKNLKALFGEN; from the coding sequence ATGGAAAAAATCACAGATATAATTGAGTCTATTGCTAATGAAAAAAATTTACAAATAGAAGATGTAAGAGAAAGAGTTAAAAAAGCACTTATTAATACTGCTAAGAAAATTTATGGAGATAAATATGAATTTTTTGTTGATTCAGGTAAAAATTTACAGCTTTATCAAAAAATTATTGTAGTAGCTGATAATGATGAGAGATTGCAAAATGAAAATGAGCATTTTATCGCTTTAAGTAAAGCAAGAGTTGAAGCTAAAGATGTTGAAATTGGTGATGAGTTAACTTATGAGTGTTCTTTAGAAAATTTAGGTCGTACTGCAGTAAATACTTTACACAAAGAATTAGAATACAATATTCAAAAACTCTTAGAAGAAAAAATCTATGAAAAATATCAAAAAATGGTAGGGCATATGGTATTTGGTAGCGTAGTAAGGGTAGATAGTGAAGAAAATACTTATGTAGAAATTGATGAATTTCGTGCCTATTTGCCAAGAAAAAATCGCATTAAAGGTGAAAAATTTAAAGTTGGTGATGTAATTAAAGCCGTTATTAGACACGTATATATTGACAAATCTGGTATAAGAATGGAACTTAGCAGAACTAGTCCTAAATTTTTAGAAGCTCTATTAAAAGCTGAAGTTCCTGAAATTAAGGATGGGCTTATTAATATTTATGCAAGTGCAAGAATTCCAGGTGAAAGAGCAAAAATTATATTACAAACCAATAGTTCTAGTATTGATGCAGTAGGTGCAACAGTTGGTATAAAAGGAGTTAGAATTAATGCTGTAAGTAAAGAGTTAAAAAACGAAAATATTGACTGTATTGAGTATTCTAATGAAATGGCAATTTTAATCACTAGAAGCTTAGCTCCAGCTATTATTAATTCAGTTAGTATTGAAGATAAAAAAGCCATAGTAACTATAAATAGTGAACAAAAAAGTAAAGCCATAGGAAAAAATGGAATTAATATACGCTTGGCTAGTATGTTACTCGGTTATGAAATACAATTAAACGAAATTACTTCTGAAGAAAAAACCACTAATAAAGAAGAAGCATTTAAAAACCTTAAAGCTTTATTTGGAGAAAACTAA
- a CDS encoding HP0268 family nuclease has protein sequence MDLKIARTSVDEKPKSISLENIEKAVDKEGQKFFYFDKDNAHKQLIALVEHFEKKGKCVYYRTIKYGLDDADFMYEVHIL, from the coding sequence ATGGATTTAAAAATAGCAAGAACCTCTGTTGATGAAAAGCCAAAAAGTATAAGTTTAGAGAATATTGAAAAGGCTGTAGATAAAGAAGGTCAGAAATTTTTTTATTTTGATAAAGACAATGCTCATAAGCAACTAATTGCTTTGGTGGAGCATTTTGAAAAAAAAGGGAAATGTGTTTATTATAGAACTATTAAATATGGTTTAGATGATGCAGATTTTATGTATGAGGTGCATATTCTTTGA
- the miaB gene encoding tRNA (N6-isopentenyl adenosine(37)-C2)-methylthiotransferase MiaB — MSKKLFIQTLGCAMNVRDSEHMIAELKEKENYELTQDAKEADLILINTCSVREKPVHKLFSEVGSYEKIKKDGAKIGVCGCTASHLGDEIFKRAPNVDFVLGARNVSKITQAVNTPKFLGNDIDFDESSYAFADFRNSLYKTYINISIGCDKHCTYCIVPHTRGDEISIPFEIIKNEVLKAVSKGAKEIFLLGQNVNNYGKRFSNTHEKINFSDLLEKLSEIEGLERIRFTSPHPLHMDDKFLEVFSKNPKICKSMHMPLQSGSSEILKAMKRGYTKEWYLDRALKLRSMCKDVSISTDVIIAFPGESDKDFEDTLDVLEKVRFEQMFSFKYSKRPLTKAATMPNQIPNDIASKRLSILQEKHTEILDEIVAKQKDKEFEVLFEELRNDGFIAGRSDNNFLIQVKGSEELLGQMKKVKITNPRRMVLNGEIF; from the coding sequence TTGAGTAAAAAGCTTTTTATACAAACTTTAGGTTGTGCCATGAATGTTAGAGATTCAGAGCATATGATAGCTGAACTTAAAGAAAAAGAAAATTATGAATTAACTCAAGATGCTAAAGAAGCAGATTTGATTTTAATTAATACTTGTTCAGTGCGTGAAAAACCTGTACATAAGCTTTTTTCAGAAGTTGGAAGCTATGAAAAAATCAAAAAAGATGGAGCCAAGATAGGAGTTTGCGGTTGTACAGCTTCGCATTTAGGAGATGAAATTTTTAAACGTGCTCCAAATGTGGATTTTGTTTTAGGTGCTAGAAATGTATCTAAAATTACACAAGCAGTTAATACTCCAAAATTTTTAGGAAATGATATAGATTTTGATGAAAGTAGTTATGCTTTTGCGGATTTTCGAAATAGCCTTTATAAAACTTATATCAATATCTCTATAGGTTGTGATAAACATTGTACTTATTGTATAGTACCACATACTAGAGGAGATGAGATTTCAATACCTTTTGAGATTATTAAAAATGAAGTATTAAAAGCTGTTTCAAAGGGTGCTAAAGAAATTTTTTTGCTAGGGCAAAATGTTAATAACTATGGTAAAAGATTTTCAAATACTCATGAAAAAATAAATTTTTCAGATCTTTTGGAAAAATTAAGTGAAATCGAGGGCTTAGAGCGAATTCGTTTTACAAGTCCTCATCCTTTGCATATGGATGATAAATTTTTAGAAGTTTTTTCTAAAAATCCTAAAATATGTAAATCTATGCATATGCCTTTGCAAAGTGGTTCAAGCGAAATTTTAAAAGCTATGAAAAGAGGTTATACTAAAGAATGGTATTTAGATAGGGCTTTAAAGCTTCGTTCTATGTGTAAAGATGTAAGCATTTCCACTGATGTTATCATAGCGTTTCCAGGTGAGAGTGATAAAGATTTTGAAGATACTTTAGATGTACTTGAAAAGGTAAGATTTGAACAGATGTTTTCTTTTAAGTATTCTAAAAGACCACTAACTAAAGCCGCAACTATGCCAAACCAAATTCCTAATGATATAGCTTCAAAGCGATTGAGTATTTTACAAGAAAAACATACTGAAATTTTAGATGAAATTGTTGCCAAGCAAAAAGATAAAGAATTTGAAGTCTTATTTGAAGAATTAAGAAATGATGGTTTTATAGCAGGTAGAAGTGATAATAATTTTTTGATTCAAGTAAAGGGGAGTGAAGAGTTATTAGGACAAATGAAAAAAGTGAAAATCACCAATCCTAGGCGTATGGTGTTAAATGGTGAAATCTTTTAA